The Chanos chanos chromosome 3, fChaCha1.1, whole genome shotgun sequence genome segment TGACAAGACTATCAACATCATTACATGAGGATGACCAATCAGATCTGGGACAACAGGAGGGACCAGTTCGATCGCCTGTCCAGTCAATGTTAATGGCCAACTCCGTCTGCAAGCAATAAACTTTCAGAGCATGCTTCAACTTAGAATTTTCTGtctaaaaataaagacataGATCAGACACGTCCTTGGACTCATCACAATGTGAGTAACTATGGGTCATAAAACTGAGAGACAAATAGTTTGATTCACTTCTGTATCATGCTTTATACTTCAGTCTTTCCATATTTCAAGGTGTATAAACATTTCATATGGgaatattcattcatattttttcactagtatttaaatttacattacttagatttcatattattttattagCCAGGGatctgaaacattttcacacatttttaaattctaATTCAGAAAATGTGATTGTAATGTTTGTCGAGGTAATAAATAATCCGGTCACAAGAACTTCCCTAATCCAGATTAATTTTTCATTCCAggcattttttgttttagccATACTGTGTGACTTACTGTTTTATTGACGGTCTGAATCCTTATCCAGTCTTTTGCAAATTAGCATTAAACCCTTCCCCCACAGACCTGAGTTTTAATCTTCTAAAATTCTTTCAAATGGGAAATTAGTAATGTAACCTCTTCCATTTGCGCAtatgtattaaatatatatcacatgcacacaatgtATAGAGCCATAATCTCATTTTTAGTGTTTATTGGGAATGCACGTTTTAAAACTGAGTAGCTATTAACCACTCCAAAAAGCACAAGAGGATAGGGGATATGGGCCTGATTCTTTAGTttgaaacataaaatgaatgaacaaaatttTTATTAGTTGCATGTCGACTTAAAATTACTTTCTTGGTTACTTACAGTCATCATTGTGATCATTGTGTCAACATATAGTTAAGACACACCTACACAAAGCACAGGTCACAAATCAAAAAGTACAAATCACGCCAAACCTGAACTTCAAATTGCTTGGAATAACTTGCCTGCggtatacatataaatatagcTAATAACAGCATAAGCCTCTTATAACTACTGACCTACTTTGAGAACAAAAGCTTTCACATGTCAAAAGACAGCCCCATGGACTGGCACTTCAGTACGGATGTACATACCACATGTAGGCATTCTTCAAGGTCATGTTACCAGGCTTACTGTATTATACTCTACTCTACGAAGCTATAATCTCAATGTGACTTTCAGGTCAAACAATGGTATTATTCAAGAGCACAGCTGTCACAACTAAGCATTCTTCATGGACGTTTAAGAGTTGTGTCAAATACATATTACTATAAGGCTGTATACACACTTGTTTGCATTTTCATCCTCACTTACTgttgcagttgtgtgtgtgtgtgtgtgtgtgtgtgtgtgagtgagagagggagagagagatagggcaTACACTTGGCTATGAACTGAGTTTTCCAGCAGGCATTGGGAGGAGTGGCTAGTTTTATTCaatctgtgatgtcacaggtaTGTGAAATTCCTTTATAAAGGAAAGCACCAACATATTTTTGAGGATTTCCGATATCTCACcaaaagcagacagaggaaacactCTCAAAATGAAGATATTTTCTGGAATTGTAATCTTGGCAATTTCTTCAGCAGTTTTGGGCAGTAAGtatattcttttctttacctTTAACAGTAACTGCAGATTCTCAGTGATAATCAGTGGCTATTACTTCAAAACTGTGTCTAATTCTCTGAAgtcacaatacaaaacaaattatatatatatatttatactgttTCCGTTAATACCCTTTAGGGTCATTTTATTATGTGAATCAAACCTTTGTAGTAATAACATAACTGTTATAACGTGAACTGTGCAACACTGACATCTTGTGGCTGGGAGGAGTACAACTGGCCTACTCTGTTAGTCTCCAATGTAAATCTGTGtaaattgcacacacacactgtgaatagcGAACAGTGaattcatcctctgcatttaacccatccaacacaccggtaagtgaacacacacaccagatgcaggagcagtgggcagcattcttTGCGCCCAGCTACTTCAGTCAAGGAGCCAGTAGCACTCAAGCATGTAGTCATATCATTTTAACTGTAAATGTCTCCTTAAATGTGATTCAAGACATACCACGAAGTGCAGTATGTCACAAGTTTTATTAAACCATCATGTCCACAATCAGTTTAAGACAGTAATAACTATTTTGGGAACCACGTTTTGGTAACACTTGCAATGCGCTATCACACATTAAAAGTGTAACATTTGcttaaataaagataaaaattgTGCAAATAAGCCAACAAATGCTCCCTAGTACGCTGTGATAACTTCTGCTGACTAATAATACCAATCCACAACACTAGGGTCTGCCAGTCTTGGATAACAGTCAGTATACAagcatttgacaaaaaaaacagtggcagAACCTCTGATGTGCATCTAAAGAGAgatttgaccaatcagagcagcTCACTGTGCTGGCCCGCAGGGCAAAAATCACATGCTGTGCAGACAATCACATGCGGCAGATTTAGGGTTCCTCTTAGGCTTAGAGGATGGCTTTAGGTGCTAACTTTCCTGACCTGCGGAAAGTGTGCCAAACATATTACCGGGTCATAAATCCTTGGCTGTCTCATCTCAGGGACGGGATCCAAAAACCCACAACAATCCCAAACAACTTGAGCATTGTTTCAGGACTAACAGGTCACAGGGGTCGCGAGCTGCAATCCTCTGAGTCATTGTTTATCCTGCAATATGCTGTTCAGCTGTACAGATTTActtcaggaagaaaaaagaaaaactatgaGACAGTGATGAATTTTGACTTTTATTATGAtatttttcagggttttttgttcGCTGATACATAAGTCAAACTAAGTCTAACTAAACTTAAAATCTGCATATTTTCCTAGATATTATGTTGATGTGAAACCTGTGATGGCTTCTGATTGGCAGGTGACCACGTAAAGTTTGATGTGGGCAATGACGCACCAACGCTAACTGGTGCTAAAATCACCTTTACTATCGAGATCATTTTCCCAACCAACCAGGTGGTGTTACCAGATGGACAGGTCGTGTGGGCAGAGGACTGTACAATTAATGGTATGTAAATTGCCATGTTGGAATACAATACAACGCTCAATGGCTGCAATAAAACCAGataaaagtatttatttaaaacaaaaaaaaaggagaaaaaaacaaaacaaaaaaagctcaaaacaaaacaacaaaaaaccctaatAGACACtaactaaaacacaaaataaattaattaaaaatactGCCCTGCAAAGTATTTCAGTAATTGTGTACTTGTATATCTACATCTTTATCTTTCTCTATCAATCGATCGATCTAcctatctatacacacacacatacatatgtaaattGCAGTTGTATGCTTATACATAGAATTGAACGCTTAAATAGATTCTATAATATACAATTAATTATTTACACTTAATTATTCAATTAACAAATAGATATACTGAGCCACATGCTAAATAACTTTTTTCTTCCTGTATATACAGCACTGTTTACCAAGCTGACAAGGTCAGCACGCTTTTAATCTGGTATCAGTACTGTAGTGTATGCTATGTATGCTACATTGCTGGAAGTTAGCACATGGCTCAGAGGACTtcgtgaaggtttttttttttttttttttaaaacaatccACAACCCTTAGAACAACTCTTAATGACAAGAAATGAAGCCAAGGGTATGCTAAAAGATATAAAGCTCATTCACTGGGAGGGTCTGTTCACCAAAATGTTGGTAGCATTAAATGTGACTGCATTTACATCACAAAAATGTCCCATCATAGTAATgccatttctttgtttctctagGCACCCATTACCGTAAGAGACAGCCTGTGTACCCTGAGGACAGTTCTGTCGATGAGTGGAATGGCGTTTTCCCTGATGGTACCACTCTCAGTGAATTTGGAGACAAGAGACCACCCTACGTGTTCGTGTGGAAAACATGGGGTAAGTACCCCAGCCCTTAACATGGTAAAACAACCTGGTTATGACGTTAACTCAGTGTCCATAACATCGTCTTTCACGCCTGACAGGGCAGTACTGGCAGGTCTGTGATGGTCCTTCATCCTCTCTCACCATTGACACGCATGGAGTTCCTCTTGGTTCCTACATGATGGATGTTGTTATCTATCACTATCGCAAAAAGGACAAATTCATTCCTCTGGGATATGCATCCACACAGTTCTGCATCACAGGTTGGAACATAATCACACTGCAAGATAGCACAAGCTAGGTAACTGGTTAGCTTCAGCTAGGTAGGCTGACCTGTTACCTTTTGGAACTCATTTTTAGAGCCTTCAACAATCCCTTGACTGACTGATTCACTGGAATCTTAAGTTACATTTTGAGGGAAAGATTTTCATCAATTTCTTACATGGCATATAAGCATCACTTCAAAATAATTCttcaaaataatcatttaacCTCCTCTTCCTGCCTTCCTTTCATCTTCTAAAATCCCAGTTTCCCCTGTAAAGCATCTGGGCCAAATGAGGCTGGCCACAAGCCACTCTTGACTGGATTCCAAGCCAAAGATGATCgtcaaacacaaaccaaatatGCACCTGCACACTAATCCACACTAACCCTGCATCACGGCTACTGGGATCCAAAATACCTGAAGTTTGAAAAATCTGATCTTCTGaaaagaatgatgatgatgatgcctGTTTGCCTCCCATCCCATTTAAGTATTCATCTCTATGTGTGTCCAGATCAGATTCCCTTCTCAGTTGAGCTGTCCCAAGTGAATGACATTGATGAAGGTGACGAGAGGTTTGTTCAGAATCGAGCTGTTGCCTTCACCATTACTCTTCATGACCCCAGTCAGTACCTGAAAGATTCAGATGTCACCTTTAACTGGGACTTTGGGGACAGCAGTGGCACTGTCATTTCCAGAGAGCTCACCGTGACTCACACCTACATCAACACTGGGTCCTTCAAGCCTCAGGTGGTCATACAAGCAGCTATTCCTGATCCTGGCTGTGCAACACCTTCAGATTTTTCAACCACCATAAGTCCCACCTCCCAAACCTCAGATCAAATCACCAGGGGTAGGATGTTTGGTTCACTACATTTACTTGACAGTTGACAATTTTCAGAATGATCTCAATGCATGATCAACAATATCAATAATGGTATGTTGCCAAATTGCAAACtactgtcttcattttttttactcagagGGTGATGCTGAACGATCT includes the following:
- the pmelb gene encoding premelanosome protein b, whose translation is MALGANFPDLRKVCQTYYRVINPWLSHLRDGIQKPTTIPNNLSIVSGLTGDHVKFDVGNDAPTLTGAKITFTIEIIFPTNQVVLPDGQVVWAEDCTINGTHYRKRQPVYPEDSSVDEWNGVFPDGTTLSEFGDKRPPYVFVWKTWGQYWQVCDGPSSSLTIDTHGVPLGSYMMDVVIYHYRKKDKFIPLGYASTQFCITDQIPFSVELSQVNDIDEGDERFVQNRAVAFTITLHDPSQYLKDSDVTFNWDFGDSSGTVISRELTVTHTYINTGSFKPQVVIQAAIPDPGCATPSDFSTTISPTSQTSDQITRAAAGLSADRTQTLGTQKVKVVEKRQAPVREDCVIYRYGSFSTDIEVVEGIESVDIVQVTNGDTGMTLDLEDNAVDFTISCQGSLPTRVCTVVSDADCISPIKTVCNSVTLSPECQLVIRHFFNDSGVFCINVSLTNDVSLALTSARVSVNIDISLFDFLWSDSRLNPTVIVAMALGLLIITSVVGIGSLTYKHLKGYHPLIKVPFAGESDSVAWRSAPALRRNLVIPLPQEQKHPLFLHGVV